The following proteins are co-located in the Solea solea chromosome 21, fSolSol10.1, whole genome shotgun sequence genome:
- the LOC131448728 gene encoding calcium/calmodulin-dependent protein kinase type II subunit gamma isoform X6: MATPATSTRFTDEYQLYEELGKGAFSVVRRCVKKSSGQEYAAKIINTKKLSARDHQKLEREARICRLLKHPNIVRLHDSISEEGFHYLVFDLVTGGELFEDIVAREYYSEADASHCISQILESVNHIHQHDIVHRDLKPENLLLASKMKGAAVKLADFGLAIEVQGDQQAWFGFAGTPGYLSPEVLRKDPYGKPVDIWACGVILYILLVGYPPFWDEDQHKLYQQIKAGAYDFPSPEWDTVTPEAKNLINQMLTINPAKRITAEQALKHPWVCHRSTVASMMHRQETVECLRKFNARRKLKGAILTTMLVSRNFSVGRQHTNSAAAASSTASLAQEACKSLLNKKSDSAKPSTNNSKNSIVSAINALKDTNMATNAQMESQSTVVHNPPDGVKGSTESNATNDEEEMKGRKADSSALSQSSATEEMPPLLPSPQSSPATRKQEIIKITEQLIEAINNGDFDAYTRICDPGLTSFEPEALGNLVEGMDFHKFYFENLLSKNNKPVHTTLLNPHVHLIGEDAACIAYIRLTQFVDTTGHPRSSQSEETRVWHRRDGKWLNVHFHCSGAPAAPLQ, from the exons GGGAGCTTTTTCAGTGGTGCGTAGGTGTGTAAAGAAGTCATCAGGACAGGAGTATGCTGCAAAAATCATCAACACTAAGAAGCTGTCTGCAAGAG ACCATCAGAAGCTGGAGAGAGAGGCTCGGATCTGCCGTCTCCTGAAGCACCCCAACATTG TGAGACTCCATGACAGCATTTCAGAGGAAGGCTTTCATTACCTAGTCTTTGACCT GGTGACAGGAGGAGAGCTCTTTGAAGACATTGTAGCCAGGGAGTACTACAGTGAGGCTGATGCCAG TCATTGCATTAGTCAGATCTTGGAGAGTGTCAATCATATCCACCAGCATGATATTGTGCACCGAGACCTCAAG CCTGAGAACCTGTTGTTGGCCAGTAAGATGAAGGGAGCTGCAGTGAAGCTGGCAGACTTTGGCCTTGCTATTGAAGTACAGGGAGACCAGCAGGCTTGGTTTG GATTTGCGGGCACCCCTGGTTATCTCTCGCCTGAAGTCCTAAGGAAGGACCCTTACGGCAAGCCTGTGGACATATGGGCTTGTG GTGTTATCCTCTATATCTTGTTAGTGGGGTATCCTCCATTCTGGGATGAAGATCAACACAAACTCTATCAACAGATTAAAGCTGGGGCATATGAT TTCCCCTCCCCAGAGTGGGACACGGTGACTCCAGAGGCAAAGAACCTGATCAACCAGATGTTGACCATCAACCCAGCCAAGAGAATCACTGCTGAACAGGCCCTCAAACACCCATGGGTCTGC CACCGTTCTACAGTGGCATCCATGATGCACAGACAGGAAACTGTCGAGTGTCTCCGCAAGTTCAATGCTCGCCGAAAACTCAAG GGAGCCATTCTCACCACCATGCTGGTGTCCAGAAACTTCTCAG TGGGCCGGCAGCATACCaactctgctgctgccgcctccTCCACGGCCTCACTGGCTCAGGAAG catgCAAAAGTTTACTGAACAAGAAGTCAGATTCTGCTAAG CCTTCTACCAACAACAGTAAGAACAGTATAGTGAGCGCCATCAATGCCCTGAAAGACACCAACATGGCGACCAACGCCCAGATG GAGTCGCAGAGCACAGTTGTGCACAATCCTCCCGATGGCGTGAAG GGATCGACAGAAAGCAACGCCACCAACGACGAGGAGGAAATGAAAGGTAGGAAAG cGGACAGTTCGGCGCTGAGTCAGAGCAGCGCCACAGAGGAGATGCCCCCACTTCTACCCTCACCTCAAAGCTCACCTGCCA CTCGTAAACAGGAGATCATCAAGATAACAGAGCAGCTGATTGAGGCAATCAACAATGGAGACTTCGATGCCTACAC gAGGATTTGTGACCCTGGTCTTACTTCTTTTGAACCAGAGGCCCTGGGGAACCTGGTGGAGGGCATGGACTTTCACAAGTTCTACTTTGAAAACT TGCTCAGCAAGAACAACAAGCCGGTGCACACCACCCTTCTCAACCCACACGTGCACCTGATCGGTGAGGATGCGGCGTGCATCGCCTACATCAGACTCACGCAGTTTGTGGACACCACGGGCCACCCTcgctccagccaatcagaggagaCCAGGGTGTGGCATCGCCGCGATGGCAAGTGGCTCAATGTTCACTTCCACTGCTCAGGAGCACCTGCTGCACCACTCCAGTGA
- the LOC131448728 gene encoding calcium/calmodulin-dependent protein kinase type II subunit gamma isoform X1 — translation MATPATSTRFTDEYQLYEELGKGAFSVVRRCVKKSSGQEYAAKIINTKKLSARDHQKLEREARICRLLKHPNIVRLHDSISEEGFHYLVFDLVTGGELFEDIVAREYYSEADASHCISQILESVNHIHQHDIVHRDLKPENLLLASKMKGAAVKLADFGLAIEVQGDQQAWFGFAGTPGYLSPEVLRKDPYGKPVDIWACGVILYILLVGYPPFWDEDQHKLYQQIKAGAYDFPSPEWDTVTPEAKNLINQMLTINPAKRITAEQALKHPWVCHRSTVASMMHRQETVECLRKFNARRKLKGAILTTMLVSRNFSVGRQHTNSAAAASSTASLAQEACKSLLNKKSDSAKPSTNNSKNSIVSAINALKDTNMATNAQMESQSTVVHNPPDGVKGSTESNATNDEEEMKGRKADSSALSQSSATEEMPPLLPSPQSSPAIPPHDVKRMAWNSTGNSSCPESDLSQSSLPAAPLGSNTAKSNTKQTRKQEIIKITEQLIEAINNGDFDAYTRICDPGLTSFEPEALGNLVEGMDFHKFYFENLLSKNNKPVHTTLLNPHVHLIGEDAACIAYIRLTQFVDTTGHPRSSQSEETRVWHRRDGKWLNVHFHCSGAPAAPLQ, via the exons GGGAGCTTTTTCAGTGGTGCGTAGGTGTGTAAAGAAGTCATCAGGACAGGAGTATGCTGCAAAAATCATCAACACTAAGAAGCTGTCTGCAAGAG ACCATCAGAAGCTGGAGAGAGAGGCTCGGATCTGCCGTCTCCTGAAGCACCCCAACATTG TGAGACTCCATGACAGCATTTCAGAGGAAGGCTTTCATTACCTAGTCTTTGACCT GGTGACAGGAGGAGAGCTCTTTGAAGACATTGTAGCCAGGGAGTACTACAGTGAGGCTGATGCCAG TCATTGCATTAGTCAGATCTTGGAGAGTGTCAATCATATCCACCAGCATGATATTGTGCACCGAGACCTCAAG CCTGAGAACCTGTTGTTGGCCAGTAAGATGAAGGGAGCTGCAGTGAAGCTGGCAGACTTTGGCCTTGCTATTGAAGTACAGGGAGACCAGCAGGCTTGGTTTG GATTTGCGGGCACCCCTGGTTATCTCTCGCCTGAAGTCCTAAGGAAGGACCCTTACGGCAAGCCTGTGGACATATGGGCTTGTG GTGTTATCCTCTATATCTTGTTAGTGGGGTATCCTCCATTCTGGGATGAAGATCAACACAAACTCTATCAACAGATTAAAGCTGGGGCATATGAT TTCCCCTCCCCAGAGTGGGACACGGTGACTCCAGAGGCAAAGAACCTGATCAACCAGATGTTGACCATCAACCCAGCCAAGAGAATCACTGCTGAACAGGCCCTCAAACACCCATGGGTCTGC CACCGTTCTACAGTGGCATCCATGATGCACAGACAGGAAACTGTCGAGTGTCTCCGCAAGTTCAATGCTCGCCGAAAACTCAAG GGAGCCATTCTCACCACCATGCTGGTGTCCAGAAACTTCTCAG TGGGCCGGCAGCATACCaactctgctgctgccgcctccTCCACGGCCTCACTGGCTCAGGAAG catgCAAAAGTTTACTGAACAAGAAGTCAGATTCTGCTAAG CCTTCTACCAACAACAGTAAGAACAGTATAGTGAGCGCCATCAATGCCCTGAAAGACACCAACATGGCGACCAACGCCCAGATG GAGTCGCAGAGCACAGTTGTGCACAATCCTCCCGATGGCGTGAAG GGATCGACAGAAAGCAACGCCACCAACGACGAGGAGGAAATGAAAGGTAGGAAAG cGGACAGTTCGGCGCTGAGTCAGAGCAGCGCCACAGAGGAGATGCCCCCACTTCTACCCTCACCTCAAAGCTCACCTGCCA TTCCACCGCATGATGTAAAGCGCATGGCATGGAACAGCACAGGCAACAGCTCCTGCCCCGAGTCTGATCTCTCGCAGTCCTCCTTGCCTGCTGCTCCACTAGGGAGCAACACTGCTAAAAGCAACACTAAGCAGA CTCGTAAACAGGAGATCATCAAGATAACAGAGCAGCTGATTGAGGCAATCAACAATGGAGACTTCGATGCCTACAC gAGGATTTGTGACCCTGGTCTTACTTCTTTTGAACCAGAGGCCCTGGGGAACCTGGTGGAGGGCATGGACTTTCACAAGTTCTACTTTGAAAACT TGCTCAGCAAGAACAACAAGCCGGTGCACACCACCCTTCTCAACCCACACGTGCACCTGATCGGTGAGGATGCGGCGTGCATCGCCTACATCAGACTCACGCAGTTTGTGGACACCACGGGCCACCCTcgctccagccaatcagaggagaCCAGGGTGTGGCATCGCCGCGATGGCAAGTGGCTCAATGTTCACTTCCACTGCTCAGGAGCACCTGCTGCACCACTCCAGTGA
- the LOC131448728 gene encoding calcium/calmodulin-dependent protein kinase type II subunit gamma isoform X15: MATPATSTRFTDEYQLYEELGKGAFSVVRRCVKKSSGQEYAAKIINTKKLSARDHQKLEREARICRLLKHPNIVRLHDSISEEGFHYLVFDLVTGGELFEDIVAREYYSEADASHCISQILESVNHIHQHDIVHRDLKPENLLLASKMKGAAVKLADFGLAIEVQGDQQAWFGFAGTPGYLSPEVLRKDPYGKPVDIWACGVILYILLVGYPPFWDEDQHKLYQQIKAGAYDFPSPEWDTVTPEAKNLINQMLTINPAKRITAEQALKHPWVCHRSTVASMMHRQETVECLRKFNARRKLKGAILTTMLVSRNFSACKSLLNKKSDSAKPSTNNSKNSIVSAINALKDTNMATNAQMESQSTVVHNPPDGVKGSTESNATNDEEEMKGRKADSSALSQSSATEEMPPLLPSPQSSPATRKQEIIKITEQLIEAINNGDFDAYTRICDPGLTSFEPEALGNLVEGMDFHKFYFENLLSKNNKPVHTTLLNPHVHLIGEDAACIAYIRLTQFVDTTGHPRSSQSEETRVWHRRDGKWLNVHFHCSGAPAAPLQ; the protein is encoded by the exons GGGAGCTTTTTCAGTGGTGCGTAGGTGTGTAAAGAAGTCATCAGGACAGGAGTATGCTGCAAAAATCATCAACACTAAGAAGCTGTCTGCAAGAG ACCATCAGAAGCTGGAGAGAGAGGCTCGGATCTGCCGTCTCCTGAAGCACCCCAACATTG TGAGACTCCATGACAGCATTTCAGAGGAAGGCTTTCATTACCTAGTCTTTGACCT GGTGACAGGAGGAGAGCTCTTTGAAGACATTGTAGCCAGGGAGTACTACAGTGAGGCTGATGCCAG TCATTGCATTAGTCAGATCTTGGAGAGTGTCAATCATATCCACCAGCATGATATTGTGCACCGAGACCTCAAG CCTGAGAACCTGTTGTTGGCCAGTAAGATGAAGGGAGCTGCAGTGAAGCTGGCAGACTTTGGCCTTGCTATTGAAGTACAGGGAGACCAGCAGGCTTGGTTTG GATTTGCGGGCACCCCTGGTTATCTCTCGCCTGAAGTCCTAAGGAAGGACCCTTACGGCAAGCCTGTGGACATATGGGCTTGTG GTGTTATCCTCTATATCTTGTTAGTGGGGTATCCTCCATTCTGGGATGAAGATCAACACAAACTCTATCAACAGATTAAAGCTGGGGCATATGAT TTCCCCTCCCCAGAGTGGGACACGGTGACTCCAGAGGCAAAGAACCTGATCAACCAGATGTTGACCATCAACCCAGCCAAGAGAATCACTGCTGAACAGGCCCTCAAACACCCATGGGTCTGC CACCGTTCTACAGTGGCATCCATGATGCACAGACAGGAAACTGTCGAGTGTCTCCGCAAGTTCAATGCTCGCCGAAAACTCAAG GGAGCCATTCTCACCACCATGCTGGTGTCCAGAAACTTCTCAG catgCAAAAGTTTACTGAACAAGAAGTCAGATTCTGCTAAG CCTTCTACCAACAACAGTAAGAACAGTATAGTGAGCGCCATCAATGCCCTGAAAGACACCAACATGGCGACCAACGCCCAGATG GAGTCGCAGAGCACAGTTGTGCACAATCCTCCCGATGGCGTGAAG GGATCGACAGAAAGCAACGCCACCAACGACGAGGAGGAAATGAAAGGTAGGAAAG cGGACAGTTCGGCGCTGAGTCAGAGCAGCGCCACAGAGGAGATGCCCCCACTTCTACCCTCACCTCAAAGCTCACCTGCCA CTCGTAAACAGGAGATCATCAAGATAACAGAGCAGCTGATTGAGGCAATCAACAATGGAGACTTCGATGCCTACAC gAGGATTTGTGACCCTGGTCTTACTTCTTTTGAACCAGAGGCCCTGGGGAACCTGGTGGAGGGCATGGACTTTCACAAGTTCTACTTTGAAAACT TGCTCAGCAAGAACAACAAGCCGGTGCACACCACCCTTCTCAACCCACACGTGCACCTGATCGGTGAGGATGCGGCGTGCATCGCCTACATCAGACTCACGCAGTTTGTGGACACCACGGGCCACCCTcgctccagccaatcagaggagaCCAGGGTGTGGCATCGCCGCGATGGCAAGTGGCTCAATGTTCACTTCCACTGCTCAGGAGCACCTGCTGCACCACTCCAGTGA
- the LOC131448728 gene encoding calcium/calmodulin-dependent protein kinase type II subunit gamma isoform X12, producing MATPATSTRFTDEYQLYEELGKGAFSVVRRCVKKSSGQEYAAKIINTKKLSARDHQKLEREARICRLLKHPNIVRLHDSISEEGFHYLVFDLVTGGELFEDIVAREYYSEADASHCISQILESVNHIHQHDIVHRDLKPENLLLASKMKGAAVKLADFGLAIEVQGDQQAWFGFAGTPGYLSPEVLRKDPYGKPVDIWACGVILYILLVGYPPFWDEDQHKLYQQIKAGAYDFPSPEWDTVTPEAKNLINQMLTINPAKRITAEQALKHPWVCHRSTVASMMHRQETVECLRKFNARRKLKGAILTTMLVSRNFSVGRQHTNSAAAASSTASLAQEACKSLLNKKSDSAKESQSTVVHNPPDGVKGSTESNATNDEEEMKGRKARKQEIIKITEQLIEAINNGDFDAYTRICDPGLTSFEPEALGNLVEGMDFHKFYFENLLSKNNKPVHTTLLNPHVHLIGEDAACIAYIRLTQFVDTTGHPRSSQSEETRVWHRRDGKWLNVHFHCSGAPAAPLQ from the exons GGGAGCTTTTTCAGTGGTGCGTAGGTGTGTAAAGAAGTCATCAGGACAGGAGTATGCTGCAAAAATCATCAACACTAAGAAGCTGTCTGCAAGAG ACCATCAGAAGCTGGAGAGAGAGGCTCGGATCTGCCGTCTCCTGAAGCACCCCAACATTG TGAGACTCCATGACAGCATTTCAGAGGAAGGCTTTCATTACCTAGTCTTTGACCT GGTGACAGGAGGAGAGCTCTTTGAAGACATTGTAGCCAGGGAGTACTACAGTGAGGCTGATGCCAG TCATTGCATTAGTCAGATCTTGGAGAGTGTCAATCATATCCACCAGCATGATATTGTGCACCGAGACCTCAAG CCTGAGAACCTGTTGTTGGCCAGTAAGATGAAGGGAGCTGCAGTGAAGCTGGCAGACTTTGGCCTTGCTATTGAAGTACAGGGAGACCAGCAGGCTTGGTTTG GATTTGCGGGCACCCCTGGTTATCTCTCGCCTGAAGTCCTAAGGAAGGACCCTTACGGCAAGCCTGTGGACATATGGGCTTGTG GTGTTATCCTCTATATCTTGTTAGTGGGGTATCCTCCATTCTGGGATGAAGATCAACACAAACTCTATCAACAGATTAAAGCTGGGGCATATGAT TTCCCCTCCCCAGAGTGGGACACGGTGACTCCAGAGGCAAAGAACCTGATCAACCAGATGTTGACCATCAACCCAGCCAAGAGAATCACTGCTGAACAGGCCCTCAAACACCCATGGGTCTGC CACCGTTCTACAGTGGCATCCATGATGCACAGACAGGAAACTGTCGAGTGTCTCCGCAAGTTCAATGCTCGCCGAAAACTCAAG GGAGCCATTCTCACCACCATGCTGGTGTCCAGAAACTTCTCAG TGGGCCGGCAGCATACCaactctgctgctgccgcctccTCCACGGCCTCACTGGCTCAGGAAG catgCAAAAGTTTACTGAACAAGAAGTCAGATTCTGCTAAG GAGTCGCAGAGCACAGTTGTGCACAATCCTCCCGATGGCGTGAAG GGATCGACAGAAAGCAACGCCACCAACGACGAGGAGGAAATGAAAGGTAGGAAAG CTCGTAAACAGGAGATCATCAAGATAACAGAGCAGCTGATTGAGGCAATCAACAATGGAGACTTCGATGCCTACAC gAGGATTTGTGACCCTGGTCTTACTTCTTTTGAACCAGAGGCCCTGGGGAACCTGGTGGAGGGCATGGACTTTCACAAGTTCTACTTTGAAAACT TGCTCAGCAAGAACAACAAGCCGGTGCACACCACCCTTCTCAACCCACACGTGCACCTGATCGGTGAGGATGCGGCGTGCATCGCCTACATCAGACTCACGCAGTTTGTGGACACCACGGGCCACCCTcgctccagccaatcagaggagaCCAGGGTGTGGCATCGCCGCGATGGCAAGTGGCTCAATGTTCACTTCCACTGCTCAGGAGCACCTGCTGCACCACTCCAGTGA
- the LOC131448728 gene encoding calcium/calmodulin-dependent protein kinase type II subunit gamma isoform X7 — protein sequence MATPATSTRFTDEYQLYEELGKGAFSVVRRCVKKSSGQEYAAKIINTKKLSARDHQKLEREARICRLLKHPNIVRLHDSISEEGFHYLVFDLVTGGELFEDIVAREYYSEADASHCISQILESVNHIHQHDIVHRDLKPENLLLASKMKGAAVKLADFGLAIEVQGDQQAWFGFAGTPGYLSPEVLRKDPYGKPVDIWACGVILYILLVGYPPFWDEDQHKLYQQIKAGAYDFPSPEWDTVTPEAKNLINQMLTINPAKRITAEQALKHPWVCHRSTVASMMHRQETVECLRKFNARRKLKGAILTTMLVSRNFSVGRQHTNSAAAASSTASLAQEACKSLLNKKSDSAKPSTNNSKNSIVSAINALKDTNMATNAQMESQSTVVHNPPDGVKGSTESNATNDEEEMKADSSALSQSSATEEMPPLLPSPQSSPATRKQEIIKITEQLIEAINNGDFDAYTRICDPGLTSFEPEALGNLVEGMDFHKFYFENLLSKNNKPVHTTLLNPHVHLIGEDAACIAYIRLTQFVDTTGHPRSSQSEETRVWHRRDGKWLNVHFHCSGAPAAPLQ from the exons GGGAGCTTTTTCAGTGGTGCGTAGGTGTGTAAAGAAGTCATCAGGACAGGAGTATGCTGCAAAAATCATCAACACTAAGAAGCTGTCTGCAAGAG ACCATCAGAAGCTGGAGAGAGAGGCTCGGATCTGCCGTCTCCTGAAGCACCCCAACATTG TGAGACTCCATGACAGCATTTCAGAGGAAGGCTTTCATTACCTAGTCTTTGACCT GGTGACAGGAGGAGAGCTCTTTGAAGACATTGTAGCCAGGGAGTACTACAGTGAGGCTGATGCCAG TCATTGCATTAGTCAGATCTTGGAGAGTGTCAATCATATCCACCAGCATGATATTGTGCACCGAGACCTCAAG CCTGAGAACCTGTTGTTGGCCAGTAAGATGAAGGGAGCTGCAGTGAAGCTGGCAGACTTTGGCCTTGCTATTGAAGTACAGGGAGACCAGCAGGCTTGGTTTG GATTTGCGGGCACCCCTGGTTATCTCTCGCCTGAAGTCCTAAGGAAGGACCCTTACGGCAAGCCTGTGGACATATGGGCTTGTG GTGTTATCCTCTATATCTTGTTAGTGGGGTATCCTCCATTCTGGGATGAAGATCAACACAAACTCTATCAACAGATTAAAGCTGGGGCATATGAT TTCCCCTCCCCAGAGTGGGACACGGTGACTCCAGAGGCAAAGAACCTGATCAACCAGATGTTGACCATCAACCCAGCCAAGAGAATCACTGCTGAACAGGCCCTCAAACACCCATGGGTCTGC CACCGTTCTACAGTGGCATCCATGATGCACAGACAGGAAACTGTCGAGTGTCTCCGCAAGTTCAATGCTCGCCGAAAACTCAAG GGAGCCATTCTCACCACCATGCTGGTGTCCAGAAACTTCTCAG TGGGCCGGCAGCATACCaactctgctgctgccgcctccTCCACGGCCTCACTGGCTCAGGAAG catgCAAAAGTTTACTGAACAAGAAGTCAGATTCTGCTAAG CCTTCTACCAACAACAGTAAGAACAGTATAGTGAGCGCCATCAATGCCCTGAAAGACACCAACATGGCGACCAACGCCCAGATG GAGTCGCAGAGCACAGTTGTGCACAATCCTCCCGATGGCGTGAAG GGATCGACAGAAAGCAACGCCACCAACGACGAGGAGGAAATGAAAG cGGACAGTTCGGCGCTGAGTCAGAGCAGCGCCACAGAGGAGATGCCCCCACTTCTACCCTCACCTCAAAGCTCACCTGCCA CTCGTAAACAGGAGATCATCAAGATAACAGAGCAGCTGATTGAGGCAATCAACAATGGAGACTTCGATGCCTACAC gAGGATTTGTGACCCTGGTCTTACTTCTTTTGAACCAGAGGCCCTGGGGAACCTGGTGGAGGGCATGGACTTTCACAAGTTCTACTTTGAAAACT TGCTCAGCAAGAACAACAAGCCGGTGCACACCACCCTTCTCAACCCACACGTGCACCTGATCGGTGAGGATGCGGCGTGCATCGCCTACATCAGACTCACGCAGTTTGTGGACACCACGGGCCACCCTcgctccagccaatcagaggagaCCAGGGTGTGGCATCGCCGCGATGGCAAGTGGCTCAATGTTCACTTCCACTGCTCAGGAGCACCTGCTGCACCACTCCAGTGA
- the LOC131448728 gene encoding calcium/calmodulin-dependent protein kinase type II delta chain isoform X8 — protein sequence MATPATSTRFTDEYQLYEELGKGAFSVVRRCVKKSSGQEYAAKIINTKKLSARDHQKLEREARICRLLKHPNIVRLHDSISEEGFHYLVFDLVTGGELFEDIVAREYYSEADASHCISQILESVNHIHQHDIVHRDLKPENLLLASKMKGAAVKLADFGLAIEVQGDQQAWFGFAGTPGYLSPEVLRKDPYGKPVDIWACGVILYILLVGYPPFWDEDQHKLYQQIKAGAYDFPSPEWDTVTPEAKNLINQMLTINPAKRITAEQALKHPWVCHRSTVASMMHRQETVECLRKFNARRKLKGAILTTMLVSRNFSACKSLLNKKSDSAKESQSTVVHNPPDGVKGSTESNATNDEEEMKGRKADSSALSQSSATEEMPPLLPSPQSSPAIPPHDVKRMAWNSTGNSSCPESDLSQSSLPAAPLGSNTAKSNTKQTRKQEIIKITEQLIEAINNGDFDAYTRICDPGLTSFEPEALGNLVEGMDFHKFYFENLLSKNNKPVHTTLLNPHVHLIGEDAACIAYIRLTQFVDTTGHPRSSQSEETRVWHRRDGKWLNVHFHCSGAPAAPLQ from the exons GGGAGCTTTTTCAGTGGTGCGTAGGTGTGTAAAGAAGTCATCAGGACAGGAGTATGCTGCAAAAATCATCAACACTAAGAAGCTGTCTGCAAGAG ACCATCAGAAGCTGGAGAGAGAGGCTCGGATCTGCCGTCTCCTGAAGCACCCCAACATTG TGAGACTCCATGACAGCATTTCAGAGGAAGGCTTTCATTACCTAGTCTTTGACCT GGTGACAGGAGGAGAGCTCTTTGAAGACATTGTAGCCAGGGAGTACTACAGTGAGGCTGATGCCAG TCATTGCATTAGTCAGATCTTGGAGAGTGTCAATCATATCCACCAGCATGATATTGTGCACCGAGACCTCAAG CCTGAGAACCTGTTGTTGGCCAGTAAGATGAAGGGAGCTGCAGTGAAGCTGGCAGACTTTGGCCTTGCTATTGAAGTACAGGGAGACCAGCAGGCTTGGTTTG GATTTGCGGGCACCCCTGGTTATCTCTCGCCTGAAGTCCTAAGGAAGGACCCTTACGGCAAGCCTGTGGACATATGGGCTTGTG GTGTTATCCTCTATATCTTGTTAGTGGGGTATCCTCCATTCTGGGATGAAGATCAACACAAACTCTATCAACAGATTAAAGCTGGGGCATATGAT TTCCCCTCCCCAGAGTGGGACACGGTGACTCCAGAGGCAAAGAACCTGATCAACCAGATGTTGACCATCAACCCAGCCAAGAGAATCACTGCTGAACAGGCCCTCAAACACCCATGGGTCTGC CACCGTTCTACAGTGGCATCCATGATGCACAGACAGGAAACTGTCGAGTGTCTCCGCAAGTTCAATGCTCGCCGAAAACTCAAG GGAGCCATTCTCACCACCATGCTGGTGTCCAGAAACTTCTCAG catgCAAAAGTTTACTGAACAAGAAGTCAGATTCTGCTAAG GAGTCGCAGAGCACAGTTGTGCACAATCCTCCCGATGGCGTGAAG GGATCGACAGAAAGCAACGCCACCAACGACGAGGAGGAAATGAAAGGTAGGAAAG cGGACAGTTCGGCGCTGAGTCAGAGCAGCGCCACAGAGGAGATGCCCCCACTTCTACCCTCACCTCAAAGCTCACCTGCCA TTCCACCGCATGATGTAAAGCGCATGGCATGGAACAGCACAGGCAACAGCTCCTGCCCCGAGTCTGATCTCTCGCAGTCCTCCTTGCCTGCTGCTCCACTAGGGAGCAACACTGCTAAAAGCAACACTAAGCAGA CTCGTAAACAGGAGATCATCAAGATAACAGAGCAGCTGATTGAGGCAATCAACAATGGAGACTTCGATGCCTACAC gAGGATTTGTGACCCTGGTCTTACTTCTTTTGAACCAGAGGCCCTGGGGAACCTGGTGGAGGGCATGGACTTTCACAAGTTCTACTTTGAAAACT TGCTCAGCAAGAACAACAAGCCGGTGCACACCACCCTTCTCAACCCACACGTGCACCTGATCGGTGAGGATGCGGCGTGCATCGCCTACATCAGACTCACGCAGTTTGTGGACACCACGGGCCACCCTcgctccagccaatcagaggagaCCAGGGTGTGGCATCGCCGCGATGGCAAGTGGCTCAATGTTCACTTCCACTGCTCAGGAGCACCTGCTGCACCACTCCAGTGA